A genomic window from Nitrospiria bacterium includes:
- the rplL gene encoding 50S ribosomal protein L7/L12: MTRSATDVKLSKDDLIKAIESMTVLELSELVKALEERFGVTAAMPAMAVASAGGGAAAAAAEEKTSFDVILSAAAADKKIQIIKVVRELTSLGLKEAKDLVEGAPKAVKSGVAKEEAETMKKKLEEAGAKVEIK; encoded by the coding sequence ATGACAAGGTCAGCAACGGATGTAAAGCTCTCGAAAGATGATTTAATCAAGGCCATTGAAAGTATGACCGTTCTGGAGCTCTCGGAGTTGGTCAAGGCGTTGGAAGAACGATTCGGGGTGACGGCGGCCATGCCTGCGATGGCCGTGGCCTCGGCCGGCGGCGGAGCGGCGGCAGCGGCCGCCGAAGAGAAGACCAGTTTTGACGTCATCTTGTCGGCCGCCGCGGCGGATAAGAAGATCCAGATCATCAAGGTGGTGCGTGAATTGACCAGTCTCGGTCTTAAGGAAGCCAAAGATCTGGTCGAGGGAGCGCCCAAGGCGGTGAAGAGCGGTGTGGCCAAGGAAGAAGCCGAGACCATGAAGAAGAAACTGGAAGAAGCGGGAGCCAAAGTCGAAATTAAATAG
- the rplA gene encoding 50S ribosomal protein L1 — protein MGKKYQAAKAHVEPRNYTIAEAMQVVKKTALAQFDETVDLAIQLGVDPKHSDQMVRGSVLLPHGTGKKVRVAVFAKGDKDKEAREAGADIVGSEDLVEKITKGWLEFDRVIATPDLMGAVGKLGKILGPRGLMPNPKSGTVTFDLAKAIREVRQGRVEFKVEKAGIVHVPVGKASFEPQKLTENASTVLETIVKAKPSTAKGVYLQAVSVSTTMGPSIKIDAPGVAKMFG, from the coding sequence ATGGGAAAGAAATACCAAGCAGCGAAAGCGCACGTGGAACCAAGGAATTATACAATCGCCGAGGCGATGCAGGTTGTGAAGAAAACCGCGTTGGCCCAGTTTGACGAGACTGTGGATTTGGCGATCCAGTTGGGCGTTGATCCGAAGCATTCCGATCAAATGGTGCGGGGATCGGTTCTTCTTCCTCACGGGACCGGTAAGAAAGTCCGCGTCGCTGTTTTTGCGAAAGGGGACAAGGACAAAGAGGCGCGTGAGGCGGGCGCCGACATCGTAGGATCCGAGGACCTGGTTGAAAAGATTACAAAGGGATGGCTGGAATTCGACCGGGTCATTGCGACTCCGGACCTCATGGGCGCGGTCGGAAAGCTTGGTAAAATTTTAGGCCCTCGAGGGTTGATGCCGAACCCCAAATCAGGGACGGTGACTTTCGATTTGGCCAAAGCCATCCGTGAAGTCCGGCAAGGCCGAGTCGAGTTCAAGGTTGAAAAGGCGGGCATCGTCCATGTCCCGGTCGGTAAAGCTTCCTTTGAGCCTCAAAAGCTGACGGAGAACGCATCCACGGTCTTGGAGACGATTGTCAAAGCGAAACCGTCAACCGCCAAAGGGGTTTATCTTCAAGCCGTCTCGGTTTCAACGACGATGGGACCTTCGATCAAGATCGATGCGCCCGGCGTTGCAAAAATGTTCGGGTGA
- the rplJ gene encoding 50S ribosomal protein L10 — translation MKMKREEKQQLVSELHEKFSTATVAILTEFKGLGVSDMTELRQKLRGVKGELRVVKNTLAKRATEGTALSETRDAFQGAIAVAFGYDDPVAPVKILKEFVDKRTEKIKVKIGVMEGQVLDSKGVKMVASLPKKDVLIADLLSRIQSPMSGLVGGLQGIMRKFVFAMAAIRDKQTAK, via the coding sequence ATGAAAATGAAACGGGAAGAGAAGCAACAGCTCGTCAGTGAACTGCACGAGAAATTTTCCACCGCAACGGTGGCCATCTTGACGGAGTTCAAAGGATTGGGTGTCTCGGACATGACGGAGCTTCGGCAGAAGCTTCGCGGCGTGAAAGGGGAACTCCGTGTTGTCAAAAATACGCTGGCCAAACGGGCGACCGAAGGAACGGCTCTGTCCGAAACCCGTGACGCGTTTCAAGGCGCTATCGCCGTTGCGTTCGGCTACGACGACCCCGTCGCACCGGTCAAGATCTTGAAAGAATTTGTCGATAAGAGGACGGAGAAGATCAAGGTCAAGATCGGGGTTATGGAAGGACAGGTCTTGGACTCCAAGGGCGTGAAGATGGTCGCGTCACTGCCCAAAAAAGATGTGCTCATAGCGGACCTGTTGAGCCGCATCCAATCGCCGATGAGCGGGTTGGTCGGAGGGCTTCAAGGGATCATGAGGAAGTTCGTGTTCGCCATGGCGGCGATACGAGACAAGCAGACGGCAAAGTAA